One stretch of Miscanthus floridulus cultivar M001 chromosome 18, ASM1932011v1, whole genome shotgun sequence DNA includes these proteins:
- the LOC136522675 gene encoding chitinase 1-like: MVRALAVVAMVATAALLAASARAEQCGTQAGGALCPNCLCCSKFGWCGTTSDYCGSGCQSQCTGSCGSTPTPTPSTPTPTPSSGGGSVASIISESLFNQMLLHRNDAACPAKGFYTYAAFIAAANAFPGFGTTGGAVAQKRELAAFLAQTSHETTGGWATAPDGAYAWGYCFKEEQGAAAGPDYCQPSTQWPCAAGKKYYGRGPIQISYNYNYGPAGQAIGAGILANPDLVASDPTVSFETAVWFWMTPQSPKPSCHAVMTGQWTPSGADTAAGRLPGYGVVTNIINGGLECGHGADSRVADRIGFYKRYCDLLGVSYGDNLDCANQRPFNS; this comes from the coding sequence ATGGTGAGAGCACTAgcggtggtggccatggtggcCACTGCTGCCTTGCTCGCCGCGTCCGCCCGCGCCGAGCAGTGCGGCACGCAGGCCGGCGGCGCGCTCTGCCCCAACTGCCTCTGCTGCAGCAAATTCGGGTGGTGCGGCACCACCTCCGACTACTGCGGCAGCGGATGCCAGAGCCAGTGCACCGGCAGCTGCGGCAGCACCCCGACCCCGACCCCAAGCACTCCCACTCCCACCCCGAGCTCCGGCGGCGGCAGCGTGGCGTCCATCATCTCCGAGTCCCTGTTCAACCAGATGCTCCTCCACCGCAACGACGCCGCGTGCCCGGCCAAAGGCTTCTACACCTACGCCGCCTTCATCGCGGCGGCCAACGCGTTCCCGGGCTTCGGCACCACGGGCGGCGCCGTCGCGCAGAAGCGCGAGCTGGCGGCGTTCCTAGCCCAAACCTCGCACGAGACGACGGGCGGGTGGGCGACGGCGCCCGACGGCGCCTACGCCTGGGGCTACTGCTTCAAGGAGGAGCAGGGCGCCGCGGCGGGGCCGGACTACTGCCAGCCCAGCACGcagtggccgtgcgccgccggcAAGAAGTACTACGGCCGGGGACCCATCCAGATCTCCTACAACTACAACTACGGCCCCGCCGGGCAGGCCATCGGCGCCGGCATCCTCGCCAACCCGGACCTGGTGGCGTCGGACCCGACGGTCTCGTTCGAGACCGCGGTGTGGTTCTGGATGACGCCGCAGTCGCCCAAGCCGTCGTGCCACGCCGTCATGACGGGGCAGTGGACGCCCTCCGGAGCTGATACCGCCGCCGGGAGGTTGCCGGGGTATGGCGTCGTCACTAACATCATTAATGGTGGCCTGGAGTGCGGCCATGGCGCCGATAGTCGCGTCGCGGACAGGATTGGGTTCTACAAGCGCTACTGCGACTTGCTTGGGGTCAGCTACGGAGACAACTTGGACTGCGCCAACCAGAGGCCCTTCAACAGCTAG